Sequence from the Triplophysa rosa linkage group LG22, Trosa_1v2, whole genome shotgun sequence genome:
GAACGTTGTGATTGAAACTTTGTATTACCATCACTTCTCATGATTATTGCcttctgtaagtcgctttggataaaagcatctgctaaataagTGTAAATGTAGCAAATAAGACACTCGAGGGACATACTGTACAGGACTTTTGATGCAAGATACGTAGTCATCTAGTTTATCCAAACCCTTCTACTAACTTAattgcccagtttcacagacaaggcttaaggctagttcaagactaaaatgcatgtaaatgtttGAGCTGCCTGAacagaaaataacttgccctgaaactattttaagatatgtcagtgccatcttttgtctcaagatgcacaccagtaacatttttttctaacgCGTTTGAATAAAAtttacttaaatatcctaatttaactaaggcattaGTCCTGGCTTGAGCTaagtcttgtctgtgaaactgggctaTAATGGCTTTTTAGAAGTACTTATTGAGGAACTTACAATGCCAGTCTTAATGAAGTTTCACAAATAAGTTGTTAAAGCTTCAACCTCTTGAGGTCAGGTAAACTCAGAAATGCTCTACAGATTGCTTTAATTCAAAGTACCTTTTTACAGTTTGCTCTCAAAACACTATACatcatacacacaaaaaaatgaatgtgttgTGAATGTTGGCAGATGGTTAACAGCACATTCTAGAAGTGTTCTGCAAATGTCTTAGCAGCTCTTTTTACAAACCTTACTTTTCCTCTATTCTTTATGGAGGAGGTGTATTCATAGGCTTTTAACTTTGCATAGTAGTCTGAGAATTTATTGAATAGGATGGATATTGGCATTCCATTGAGAATAATGCCAAATGAGATGCAAGCAAATGCAAAAATCCTGCCCAGGTGAGTTTCTGGAAACATGTCGCCATAGCCCACAGTGGAAATGCTCACCTGTGGAATAAATGCATGAGTAATATTTTAGTAGTTGTACAAATAAGTCATGAATCAGCAACATTTTTtggtcagaacaaagaaagactTAACActgttttttactgtttttgttatacaGTACGTGTTTAATCATTTtcctggtttattttattttccatacagttttcttttcattatgtatgTACTGCATGTACTTCTACTAACCCTATTTCCAGGAACATTTTACCAATACCTAACCACAACAATCTTAATAACTACTATTAATTGTgtatataatcatttttaagtgatatacactcacctaaaggattattaggaacaccatactaatacggtgtttgaccccctttcgccttcagaactgccttaattctacgtggcattgattcaacaaggtgctgaaagcattctttagaaatgttggcccatattgataggatagcatcttgcagttgatggagatttgtgggatgcacatccagggcacgaagctcccgttccaccacatcccaaagatgttctatcgggttgagatctggtgactgtgggggccattctagtacagtgaactcattgtcatgttcaagaaaccaatttgaaatgattcgagctttgtgacatggtgcattatcctgctggaagtagccattagaggatgggtacatggtggtcataaagggatggacatggtcagaaacaatgctcaggtaggccgtggcatttaaacgatgcccaattggcactaaggggcctaaagtgtgccaagaaaacatcccccacaccattacaccaccaccaccagcctgcacagtggtaacaaggcatgatggatccatgttctcattctgtttacgccaaattctgactctaccatttgaatgtctcaacagaaatcgagactcatcagaccaggcaacatttttccagtcttcaactgtccaattttggtgagctcgtgcaaattgtagcctctttttcctatttgtagtggagatgagtggtacccggtggggtcttctgctgttgtagcccatctgcctcaaggttgtgcgtgttgtggcttcacaaatgctttgctgcatacctcggttgtaacgagtggttatttcagtcaaagttgctcttctatcagcttgaatcagtcggcccattctcctctgacctctagcatcaacaaggcattttcgcccacaggactgccgcatactggatgtttttcccttttcacaccattctttgtaaaccctagaaatggttgtgcgtgaaaatcccagtaactgagcagattgtgaaatactcagaccggcccgtctggcaccaacaaccatgccacgctcaaaattgcttaaatcacctttctttcccattctgacattcagtttggagttcaggagattgtcttgaccaggaccacacccctaaatgcattgaagcaactgccatgtgattggttgattagataattgcattaatgagaaattgaacaggtgttcctaataatcctttaggtgagtgtataatgGTTAACTAAGGCTTGAAGTGGAAAATGCTTTATAATTAGGTGTACAGGCATATTAGgcagtatttattttacatgagtcaataaagacatttaatatacactgaaaagtaaaaaatatgaaatacccATTTTAAGAATGCAATACTAATGCAAGATTGTAACATTGGGGTGTGACCAGTGGGCACTGGGTTAGCAGCCAGACAAAAGTAGGCCAAGAAGAATGGACACTGCAAAATAATGAAGAGTTAGGATGAAGAATAAGGTGTGAAACCACGAGGAACACTTTAGTCTCCAGGGTCTACCATTTTTAGGGAACTGCAACCAACCTGGAGTCTCCAGAAGTACAAGGTTCTCAGAGACTTTGCTAAAGAATCCCAAACCcctccacacacaaacataaaaaagtcaCCCTCAACCTATTTGTTAATGAAACCAATCTTCATGGATTTCACAACACTTTAGGATGTGCTTGTTATTAAGTGGGGATCATATTTTAAGATTCTTTACCTTAGCAAAGTCTCTGAAAACCTTGTACTTCCGGGTTGCAGTTCTGAAAATAAGTTTGCACGGGAGACAAAAGGTTTCTGCATGGTTTCACACCCTATTCTTCACCTTAATTCTTTTGCAGTTAACTATCTTTTTCTTTTTGGCCTGCTTTTGTCTGACTGCTAGCCCAATGAGCATTTTCCTGATCCATTGGTCACGCCTCAATGTTCCAATTTCTCGTATTGCATTAGAATTGCATTCTTGTAATGGGCATTATTAAAGGAGGGGTgccagtgtttcatgcattctgactttacaatgttaaacatgctggcttcttaggcttgacatggtcaacttgttaacaTATAACGtaatatttctgtgcttgatacactcccccagcgtttgTATAGGttttggaagaaaaaaaattgtacaTGAAATTCCGTtttgatgagatgagatgaaagAGCATGGCCACGCGTCAACCCGCGAgatgaaagagcacgcccacacaTCAACCCGTGAGAGCAAGATGAAAGAGCatgcccacacgtcaaccatGGGGAGTGGAAGAAAGAGCATGCCCATCAATGTGCTCTTAAGTTCGTGaatttcagctgtgtttgtttgttcactgcatttcgacaaggaatgttatataaacggtggatatgaTGCTGgctttggagattgtttgaaactgacagatggagcggtcccagcgcttaAAGATGCCGGTCATGAACCGGATGCGGTAAGCGAAACGAAGTCATAGGTTTTGTTGGCACTCGGTGCGCATGTGCATAAGGTACACCACATTAACTTATTGTATATAAACAGTTATCTAGGGATAATGCAATGATGTTTTGTGTGCTCATGCTTTAGTTCCGAATTGAATAGTTCTACTTGGATTTTGGAAAGGTACTTTCAAATTAGAGCAAATTACAGCATTAGAGCACATTTTCATTTCCGTTCCATAACCATCACGgtattctttaaagaaccttggGTTTCCATATAAATACTAAGGCGTAATAAATACTGTCTCTTAATACCATTGTACTGTAATCTGATATTAAAAATTGCTGTACTTTGGTACCagtgttattttttgcaattagAATTTCAAGATTAAAGTTTCAAGTAGTACTATATCTTTTTCATCctttaaaaacatgcaaacTGAGTGTTCTGCAAAAAAGAGCTTGTGAAAGTTAAGCTTTACTTACTGTCTGATAAAACAGACTTTCACCATAGagataaacataaacttacagcTGCCCACCACCATGCATGTGGAATGCTGGTGAAGTTTGTTTGATGCACGTCATGCTCTACGGTATACACCATGGCAGAGAAGGTGAAAATTCCCATGGCAATAAAGAGGAAAAGACATCCCACTTGCTGGTAACATTGTCGGAGCGTAAAGCCAAAAGCTCTAAGTCCAGTAGAGTGACGTGCCAGTTTCAGGATTCGAAAGATACGCATGAGGCGCATGATACGCAGAACTTGACCCAATTTACCCACACGTCCAACAGTCTCAATATCACTGCCATGTTTCCCATAATCTTCATTCTCGAAACACTCTAGGATCATCTGAAGATATAACGGAAGAATCGCAATCAGGTCCACGGCATTTAGCATGCTTCTTCCAAAGTGTTTGAGATCAGGGGTGGACATAAGTCGAAGCAGATATTCCatagtaaaaaaatcaatgcaGAAAGTCTCCACATACTCACAGTAGGTCTTACCACTCAGCTGGCCTGTTGTAGTTGTATACTGCATTTCTTCTACTGTATTGAGAGTCATGGCCACAAGTGATACCAGCACAAAGAAACTGGATGCAACTGCCATGAGCTTGGCTGTGATAGATGAGAAGGGCTTCTCCATCATATTCCAAATAAGGAAACGAATATGACCAAAAGCCATATCTTGGAACTGGTCCTCATGTTCTTCAGTTTCCACCTCTGCTTGCAGCTCCCTTTGTACCTTGAGCTGTTCATTGAGTTCATCTTGACGTTCCTCAAATGAGATGCGGCAGCAGCGATGCGTGTTCTTAATGCGAACGCCCCAATAGTTGATCTCTTCCAAGAAATTGCGGGGACACAACTCATCTTTAATCCAGACAACTCCAGTTCTATAGAAGTTAAAGATGTTGTGGAAGATGTCTGGGTCACGGTCAAAGAAAAACTCATTGTTATGATATCATATTTATAAGATATCTGGTAGACCTTGCCTCCCACGTTGATGTTGAGCATGTAATTCTTAGTTGGAGAGGACAGCTGACTAGAGGTGGATAGCAGTTTAtcctcttcatcatcttcatACTCCGCATAGATGTCATAAACATCACCACTCAGCTCCTGCATTGAATTCCATGGTTTCACCCAGTTGTGTTGGTCAATGGGAAAATCAGAATCATCAGGATCCTTGGGAGCAGGGGCTGTGACCCCAAGTTTGTAGTTGGGGAACAAGCTTTGCCTCCGTCCCTTAAGCTTGATCATGGTGTCAACGTCCACTCAGCCAGGCAGATGTACTGGTTACTATGGGTGTAGAGGCAAAACATGCCTATAATACCTCTGAGTCAGACTCCTGAGCAACTGCAGGAAGCAGTGCCGACTAATATTGCTGACAGTCAGGATTTGAGTGCTTAAAGGTTTAAAAGCCATTATCCTCTTTCAGACATTCTCTATCCACCATGATGTCTTTCATTTGCCTTGCATTCACAAAACTCCAATACAATGTCATACCATGTATGATGTGAATATGATGTGTTATTTACAACAATTTCctgcagtttttttaaacaccaGTACAATATTTGTTGAGAGATACTATCTATTGTTACCAATACCAGTTCCACTATGAATCTTTTACAGACACACCCCCAAACACAGCTCAAAACATCAGCTACCACACCAATATTAGTCAGTGTGAGTTCAATGTGCATGTCTGGCATGACTTTCTAAAAGTAACTCCATGTAAATCTTAATTTTATTGGATGTGTTTGCAAATATTTACGTTCTCACAATACAGCATTTTGTTCCCCTGCTAGAAAAGGTAACAGGAATAGcaaacatacatacaaaatagtttaaacaaactttttttaaataaatcttctACCCTGGTACAATGCCCAAACATAGCAAAATTGCCTCAGCCAAATGTATACAATCATATTTACAGAGGAAAATTTGACCAAAGGGCTTAGTCCTTATTGATTATGTTGTTGAGAGGGATATATTCAGTGTTTTACAAATGATTTAACAGCACTTTACCATATAGAACTTGAAGGGATATTTCAttgaagaatgaaaattctgtcattaattaccCTCATATTGTACCACAACCGTAAGACCTTGGttcatcttcagaacacaaattaagctATTTTTGATGAAGTCCATGAGTTTTCTCACCCTTCATAGACAGCAACGCAACTGCCACCTTCAAGGTACAGAAAGATAGTAAAGACATCAACAAAATAGTCCATCTGTCTACAGTGGTTCCACCTTCGTTTTATGAAGCGACTAGAATACTTTGCTGAataagttgtttttattttttgtactcAATTTCCTCTCATTTGTGTCAGTCTCCAATGTGCATTCACGAGAGCACACAGCGCATTCTCATCGCTTCATAAAAATAAGTTGAACCATTGTAGTCACATGGACTATGTAGTTGATGTCTTTACTACCTTTCTGCACCTGTCTATGGGGGGTCAGAAAGCTCTTAGGAGACTGTACTTAGGAGAAATTACTTATATTTGGGAAACATATCTTTGAAGGCATGACAgtctaaaatatgcatttcatttaaacattcCAGACACACAAGTGACCATCTAGATCTGGACTCCAGTTCTCCAGCTATGCCATCAACATCCTAAGTAGGAAATAGTTGAACTACTGACATAAAAGTCAGTATAAATGTCCTTTCTCGTACCACAATTCACATCCTCTTTCTGATGAAAAGCTTGGAAATGCACATCAGAAGGCATCTGGTTTTGAGGCCCCTGAACTGGTATCAGTTGCCATTGGTGCGGTGGTAAATAAACTTGAACATTGTAGTGCTCTGGTTATGACAAATCATCTTCTGTGCTTACCACTGAAATCTGGAGTAAAGAAATAAAGCAGGAAGATGAGATGTAGTCTGCCAATCTTAAAGAATTAACTCAGGCacaaaaacttttataaaacagCATAGTACAACATTTCCAAAGCCATGGATTAAGTGCCTTTGCTTTCTATTTTACGTTGACAggatatttacaatattttgtaaCAACGAGGTAAATGGTATCCAAGTTTTATTAATCGCAGACAATAAAGATGCATAACTCACAGCAGGGTACGTGTGGCCAACAGAGGCAGAGTGTCTACTTATATCTATATTGAGGTCTTCTTCTGTAGTCTTCAGATACACTGGATTATCAAAATTCATACTCTTCTTGTTTTTGATCTGCCAGTTCCTCCACATCAAGTAACCACCCGCAGCAGCCATGGCCAACAACACTGTAGACAAAGAGCATTAAGGTGTAAGTAAGTAATAAGTAAGGTGGCATGGTGAAACAATATGTTTGTAGTTAATATTTAGAAAAGAATCAATGAAAAGGTTTGACAATTATTGTTTCACTGGGTTTGGGCATGATGTGCGCAAACCCTAACCTAAAAAAGaactacaaaatatatttaaattatatttttaaatgttttaatatttaagatttttggaaaaaaatttaaagtatgtttttggATCTAGAGGGACCTCAAACACATCTATATAACCTTTGGACTGCCAAACTCAAGTCAAAACACAAGTAAACAATATAACTGCTAGCGatttttgaatgtttatttaaaaacactttacattaacgGAGTCCCGAAATTATTCAGAAGTGTccgaattgaattgaatcataacaaaaaaatgatttatgccGTACTTACACACAGGCAGAATGGCCCAGGCAGCAGCAGACCCTTTGGCTGATGAACTGACTTCATGTATAGAAGTACTAATATTTCCTTCTACtggtcaaaacaaaaaaagaccaAGCTTCAGACATATTAATCATAATAAGATCTGACTAGGCAAAATAATATTCAGGAAATGCTGTAAACAAACTTTGGAGTAATATACAACAACATTACATTAATACAATCAAATGAGCATATGAGATGACAGCAACAGCAAGAAAAGGACGACCTCCATTAATGCCAAGCCTGCTATATAAAAGTAAGCGCTTTCTATTCTAAATGCAGATGTAAAGAGTACCTTGGCAGTTTttattcttaaaggggtcatatggtggaagtacgtgtttttggtgtgttaagttgcccatgcatgtattagacacgtaaaattgcacaaatgaaagtgtgggaacaaaagatgcattctatataaaagtgaatgctcaaccagacttgcctgaaacgcctcgtgtaaccacaccccggcgaatctatgtaacttcgtaacatgatttgactaagaccgcccaaatctacatgtagttaaggtgggcgtaattgtaaatctcattgtattgtCTGTCaatacaattgctttggaacctgatgttccgaatatggtaaaaggcgttacatttccgtgaaatgcttgcagtgcATTTGAAATGCTCCAATCACttcgcactggttaactggccaatcatagcacacctcgcttttcagagcgatgagctttgtaaaaaatcagcacatttcagagaggcggggcaaagaggagatacaaacatgcaaggtatgtggaaaatacaacgttttttaaactttaaatggtgtatacacattgcattacatctaaaacaaacaataatattcgttttagctgtgcaTTATGAATCCTTTAAGATTTGAAAGAGGTTAGCTGGTTAACTGAGGGAGGCAAATATAGTCTTACCAGCATGGCCTGGTTCATGGACCTCGTTTGGTTCTGGAGacactttaaaacaaatgattatCTTAGTTTTGGGAAAATGGAAATAAATCTTGTGGCGCTTACAATACAtcaaatgcaaatttatttattatagttttatagCACAGTTTAATGCAACCATTGTTGCCCAATGTGCTGTACAAAGATACAGGAAAACATGTAAGAACGGTACAATAACAGTAACAATAACAAACATAAAGTGCACTCAATACCCCCCAAAAAAGCctgagtaaataaataagtttttaacattgatttaaaaTTGGAGATAATATCTAATGTTCACAGGTAACAAATTCCACAATTTCAGAGCGGCAATCGAAAAGGAGCGAACCCCCTTACGTTTTAATCTAGACCTTGAAATTGTTAAGAGCAACTGATCAGAAGACCTCAAAGATCTGGTAGATGAGTCACATATCACTAAAGCATCAAGCTATGATGGTGTCAAACAGTTTaaggatttaaaaacaaacatcaaaagtTTGTATTCTATACGGAACCGAACCGGCAAACATTGGAGAGAAGACAAGATTTGTGTTTACAGGTCAACATCCTGGCTGCTGCGTTTTGAACCGCTTGCAAACGTGCCCCAGCTGTCTGGCTAACTCCTATATAAGTATTGCAATAATCGAGTCTCAAAAAAATGAAGGCATGGATGAGTTTCTCCAAGTcggtaaaagaaagaaaagtcttCACTTAGCAAAAAGTCTAAGATAAAAAAGCAAGATttaactgtgtttttatttgcttaTCAAACTTAAAGAGGTCCTTCTTGAGGAttccattttttttaactttagttagtgtgtaatcttgctgttagagcataaataatatctgcaaaatTATGAAGCTCACAGTTTAATGCAAAGCGACATACAGTCTTTAACAAAATTGGACTACAGAAAAAAGGACTACAGATAAGGGCTTAATCGAACTATATCCCTCtacttcccgggtacatgatgtcactattccaaGTTTTTGAATAACCTCTGCCCACAGGGGCAAGGCATTGTTGGGCTTCcgtagagaagaggaagagcagCTGGAgtaatgtttggttaccatgccaaacatttgactgagctgcacTCATCATAGTcttacagctggtaataagaattttGCTACACACATTCCAAGATAACTAACGGTCACCAGTTTGCCCAGATAACAGCTTCATTGACTTTAACAttggctgtgaaagctgttctgtgtaataaactaatattgtgtgtgtgtgcagcttTAAAACTTCTATGAGTAGTTTTAGTTACATGGGTCCAATATGATAAGGCAGAACTAACGCTACTGTTATTACTGTTTATTTAACAGActgggtcagctttaccaatcagagcgtttcggaaggagggactttatagaaACCGGAAAAACATTGATTGTTTTGTGAGAAAAGAGACAGCGGTGAAGAATACagatgaaatatgtgaaatatagtTTTTAAAATTCAAAACATGAACATCTATTGCTAAACACCCAAAAACAATTAAAGCTTCAAAAGCAGCCAAACAACAACCCCTTTAAGATCTCTGTCAAACAATACATCTAAATTCTTAACCACTTTATTGTGCACTGCCGGGGAGCCCAGATTTAAATTTAAGAAGGCCACATCTCTGGTTTATCATCAAGTTTAACATTTTTTGTGCCATCCAGCTTTTAACGACATTTAGGCAGTTTAAAAGCAGAGTTAAAGTATTCTTATCATCATTTTGTAATGGCAGATAGATCTGCGTGTCGTCGGCATAGCTATGAAATGTAACACAGTGTTTTCTAAAATAGAAACTAAAGGGAGCATATGCAACGAAAACAAAAGGGGAGAAAGAATGGACCCTTGAGGGACCCCACATGTAAGTGGAGCCGACCTTGACAGACCTTCACCAAATTTAACAGCAAAACTTCTTTTCGTTAAGTATGACTTAAACCACTGAAGGGCCACCCCTCAGACACCGACATGGTGTTCCAGTCGAGACAGTTGTGATCAATGGTATCAAAGGCCACACTAAGAcctaatacatttacatttatgcatttggcagacgcttatatccaaagcaacttacactgccttatactatacatttcttttctaatcatgtgtaagccctgggatcgaacccatgaccttcgtgttgctagcaccatgctctaatcactgagctacaggaaaactcATAATAACACTAGGATAGCAGACGCTCCAGAATCAACagttaataaaatatcattGTAAATCTTTAAAGATTCTGTATTATGCAACGCCCTAAAACCTGattgaaaactatttttttcctaaaaatgtatgtaattgagtaaaaacTACCTTCTCTTAAATCTTAGAGAGGAAAGGCAGTTTAGAGATCGCTCTAAAATTGGATAGGTCTGTAGGATCCAAAATAGATATCTTTAGGCTGCACTAAAgcattttaaaactttattaaagtCAATATACTACGAGGACCCACCATTGCCATTGGCAGTCTCCATAAGACAACTGAATAACACAAATGCAAAGCTGTAATCTGTCTACATACTAAGCAGTAGACCTACAACCAATAAAAATTCAGCACAGCTCCATAAGACCAAACAAGCCTGAATGTCTTTATAAATAAGCACTTTGTGAAGCAGCCTTTcaagcataaacaaaacacagccCCCTCTATCAGTGGTTGTTTTAACTGTTGCCAAATTTAACAAGTTTTTAGCCTAAAAAATTATAAGATACTGACATATCTTTTGACATATAAGACGCCttgatataatttatttattacacccATCTTAAAACACCCTCCTCATCAATAACGAAAGCATTTATGAAATTGTTCTCACTGTTCAGCTTTTTGATTAAAAGTTTCtgattgttcgccggttcccgcctccttccttcccttttattgagcttttgTTACACCTGCATAAGACTAGACTATCTCATTTCGGTTCGCGGACTTCGGGGGCTGTGTGCTTTGAAGACAGAGATCTCGTTTTTAAGTCCGCGACCTTAGAAGGCCGCAGCTgtcgaattgggacacagctataTAAAGATGCCAGATGCGGACATGAAGACGGCATTTCCTGGTTATACGTGTGGTACGTCTTCTGTGGAGCATTGGCGTTTCTGTGCGAGAGTGCCCTCTGGCTTTTTGGATGCAGCTGCATTTAACCGTACTTCACTGACATGCTGCACACGTGCGGTTTCTTTACAATTAACGTGCAGCCCTACAActattttaactttgtttaaatTGCAATAGATTCTATTTATACTGTGCCAATAGCATATCACTAACatcgtgtctacaccagatgtAACCGACGTGATACGACACATGGCTTGTTGCaccacatccagtgtggacaaaatttttaattataatgggttctaatgcattctattgtcttttgccGCGTAGCATCACgccgtgtccggtgtaga
This genomic interval carries:
- the kcnv2a gene encoding LOW QUALITY PROTEIN: potassium voltage-gated channel subfamily V member 2 (The sequence of the model RefSeq protein was modified relative to this genomic sequence to represent the inferred CDS: inserted 1 base in 1 codon), translated to MIKLKGRRQSLFPNYKLGVTAPAPKDPDDSDFPIDQHNWVKPWNSMQELSGDVYDIYAEYEDDEEDKLLSTSSQLSSPTKNYMLNINVGGKVYQISYKYXYHNNEFFFDRDPDIFHNIFNFYRTGVVWIKDELCPRNFLEEINYWGVRIKNTHRCCRISFEERQDELNEQLKVQRELQAEVETEEHEDQFQDMAFGHIRFLIWNMMEKPFSSITAKLMAVASSFFVLVSLVAMTLNTVEEMQYTTTTGQLSGKTYCEYVETFCIDFFTMEYLLRLMSTPDLKHFGRSMLNAVDLIAILPLYLQMILECFENEDYGKHGSDIETVGRVGKLGQVLRIMRLMRIFRILKLARHSTGLRAFGFTLRQCYQQVGCLFLFIAMGIFTFSAMVYTVEHDVHQTNFTSIPHAWWWAAVSISTVGYGDMFPETHLGRIFAFACISFGIILNGMPISILFNKFSDYYAKLKAYEYTSSIKNRGKVRFVKRAAKTFAEHF